In a single window of the Drosophila miranda strain MSH22 chromosome XL, D.miranda_PacBio2.1, whole genome shotgun sequence genome:
- the LOC108152646 gene encoding pyridoxal phosphate phosphatase PHOSPHO2, with amino-acid sequence MIIISKSLLPIGSWLWRCPRPLCQSGEPVENRVLVAFDFDKTIIQQDSYLAVSQLLPGERRNMALLEILPKFGWQIFINRVLQLLHEDHQLDSRATAVGQQVRSIPAVPGMLHLMRCLDRNPTVDMCIISDANSFFICEWLESYGIRSLFTDIVTNPGCVQADGKLLVLPYEDQTGCDLCVRNLCKGGVLQQMRCGDLYKQVVYVGDSCNDLCPMKSLRAGDVACIRHGFELHGRMAAHSNLLSCSVLMWRDGHELEEHLLPRIA; translated from the coding sequence ATGATTATCATTTCGAAAAGCCTTTTACCTATAGGGAGCTGGCTGTGGCGCTGCCCGCGACCCCTGTGCCAGAGTGGCGAGCCTGTCGAGAATCGCGTTCTGGTCGCCTTTGACTTTGACAAGACGATCATTCAGCAGGACTCGTACCTGGCCGTGAGCCAACTTCTACCGGGGGAAAGGCGCAACATGGCATTGCTGGAAATATTACCGAAGTTTGGCTGGCAGATCTTCATTAACCGCGTGCTCCAGCTGCTGCATGAAGACCACCAGCTGGACTCCAGGGCGACAGCAGTCGGCCAGCAAGTGCGCAGCATTCCAGCGGTGCCAGGGATGCTGCATCTGATGCGTTGCCTCGACAGAAATCCCACCGTGGACATGTGCATCATAAGCGATGCCAACTCGTTCTTCATCTGCGAGTGGCTGGAATCGTACGGCATCAGGTCCCTGTTCACCGACATTGTCACCAATCCTGGCTGCGTCCAGGCGGACGGTaagctgctggtgctgccctACGAAGACCAGACTGGCTGTGATCTCTGTGTCCGCAATCTGTGTAAGGGCGGCGTGCTGCAACAGATGCGCTGTGGCGATCTCTATAAGCAAGTAGTCTACGTGGGTGACAGCTGCAATGATCTGTGCCCCATGAAGAGTCTCCGCGCCGGCGACGTGGCCTGCATACGGCACGGGTTTGAGCTGCACGGCAGGATGGCGGCACACAGCAATTTGCTGAGTTGCTCGGTTCTGATGTGGCGCGATGGGCACGAGCTGGAGGAGCACTTGCTGCCCAGAATCGCTTGA